The proteins below are encoded in one region of Aestuariivirga litoralis:
- the cobM gene encoding precorrin-4 C(11)-methyltransferase produces MTVHFIGAGPGAPDLITLRGLKLIQSCPVCLYAGSLVPEEIVKAAPEGARVIDTAPLHLEQIIDEIKAAHAQGQDVARVHSGDPSIYGAIAEQMRKLDALGIDYDVCPGVPAFAAAAAALKTEFTLPEIAQTVIITRTTMKASAMPPNEELEKLGASQATLAIHLSIRNLGHVERALTPHYGPDCPVIVGYRVSWPDEQFIHGTLSTIAKKVRAAKLTRTALVLVGHVFGHTTFKDSALYDAAHEHVLRVKPKVKKPRPAAPAV; encoded by the coding sequence ATGACCGTCCACTTCATCGGCGCAGGTCCCGGCGCGCCTGATTTGATCACCCTGCGCGGCTTGAAACTCATCCAGTCCTGCCCCGTCTGCCTTTATGCTGGTTCGTTGGTGCCGGAGGAAATCGTGAAAGCTGCACCGGAAGGTGCGCGCGTCATTGACACGGCCCCGCTGCATCTCGAGCAGATCATCGACGAGATCAAGGCCGCGCATGCACAAGGCCAGGACGTGGCGCGCGTGCATTCCGGCGATCCATCGATCTATGGCGCCATCGCCGAGCAGATGCGCAAGCTCGATGCGCTGGGCATTGATTACGATGTCTGCCCCGGCGTGCCCGCCTTTGCTGCCGCTGCTGCCGCGCTGAAAACCGAATTTACCCTTCCGGAAATCGCCCAGACCGTCATCATCACCCGCACCACGATGAAGGCATCCGCCATGCCGCCGAACGAGGAGCTGGAAAAGCTAGGCGCGTCACAAGCCACGCTGGCCATTCATCTGTCGATCCGCAATCTGGGCCATGTGGAACGCGCGCTCACCCCGCATTACGGGCCCGACTGCCCCGTCATTGTGGGTTACCGCGTGAGCTGGCCGGATGAGCAATTCATCCATGGCACGCTGTCCACCATCGCCAAGAAGGTCCGTGCCGCGAAGCTCACGCGCACGGCGCTCGTGTTGGTGGGCCATGTCTTCGGCCACACCACGTTCAAAGATTCAGCGCTCTATGATGCGGCGCATGAGCATGTGCTGCGCGTGAAGCCTAAAGTGAAGAAGCCACGCCCCGCCGCCCCAGCGGTATGA
- the cobJ gene encoding precorrin-3B C(17)-methyltransferase, with the protein MTPAIVILDEAALPLARQIATFVQGKVCGPEEVTGCDRHYEDVKEELADWFNYGAPVIGIMAAGIMIRVLGPQLHDKRREPPVIAVSHDGKSVVPLLGGHHGANDMARQIAALTQGHAALTTASDVLLSGSFDAPGPGLVLSNLSDMKAATQARLRGEDVTTEVTLAHIPGNPHHVVYHPTNVAVGLGCERGCDPAELKQLLDDTLRQHDIASQSVSVYATIDLKEDEAAMAQFENLRLFTPGELAAYDGKVPNPSATVKAETGTASVSEAAALAVFGGKAKLLVPKTKSARATVAIAQGDSATFTAQGRKPGTVKLVGIGPGSRGMMSGDVISVLQTTTDWVGYSLYLDLAESLRRGQTRHDFPLGDEEARCRAAIELAKQGKSVALVCSGDAGIYAMAALVYELIDREPARVAVEVHPGISAFQAASARAGAMIGHDFCCISLSDLLTPWEVIEKRLKAAAEGDFVISFYNPRSLKRRDQLQRAFEILKPHRNPDTPVVIASNLGRPEENIRIRKFWEFNPEEVDMLTLVMVGSSQSKAFQRGDGRTYAYTPRGYAKKMDQPK; encoded by the coding sequence ATGACGCCAGCGATTGTCATCCTCGACGAGGCGGCACTGCCGCTGGCCAGGCAGATCGCCACCTTTGTGCAAGGCAAAGTCTGCGGCCCCGAAGAAGTGACGGGCTGCGACCGGCACTATGAAGATGTGAAGGAAGAACTGGCCGACTGGTTCAATTACGGCGCACCCGTCATCGGCATCATGGCCGCAGGGATCATGATCCGCGTTCTGGGCCCGCAATTGCACGACAAGCGCCGCGAGCCCCCGGTCATCGCCGTCAGCCACGATGGCAAGAGCGTTGTGCCTTTGCTCGGCGGCCATCACGGCGCCAATGACATGGCCCGCCAGATCGCGGCCCTCACCCAAGGCCATGCAGCACTCACCACTGCCAGCGATGTGCTGCTCAGCGGCTCCTTCGATGCGCCCGGCCCCGGCCTCGTGCTTTCAAATCTGTCTGACATGAAGGCCGCAACGCAAGCGCGCCTGCGCGGTGAAGACGTGACCACCGAAGTGACGCTCGCTCACATTCCCGGCAATCCGCATCATGTGGTCTATCACCCTACCAATGTCGCCGTGGGCCTCGGCTGCGAACGCGGCTGTGATCCGGCCGAGTTGAAACAACTGCTCGACGACACATTGCGCCAGCACGACATCGCGTCGCAAAGCGTGAGCGTTTACGCCACTATCGACCTCAAGGAAGATGAAGCGGCGATGGCGCAGTTTGAAAACCTGCGCCTGTTCACGCCTGGAGAATTGGCCGCCTATGACGGCAAGGTGCCGAACCCCTCCGCCACCGTGAAGGCGGAGACGGGCACCGCCAGCGTATCGGAAGCGGCGGCGCTCGCCGTCTTCGGCGGCAAGGCAAAATTGCTGGTGCCGAAAACCAAATCAGCGCGTGCCACAGTCGCCATCGCACAAGGCGATAGCGCAACCTTCACCGCACAAGGCCGCAAGCCCGGCACAGTGAAACTGGTCGGCATTGGCCCCGGTTCGCGCGGCATGATGAGCGGCGATGTGATCTCCGTGTTGCAAACCACCACCGACTGGGTGGGCTATTCGCTTTATCTCGATCTGGCCGAAAGCCTGCGCCGCGGCCAGACCCGGCATGACTTCCCGCTTGGTGATGAAGAGGCCCGCTGCCGCGCCGCCATCGAACTTGCCAAGCAAGGCAAGTCCGTCGCCCTCGTCTGCTCCGGCGATGCCGGTATCTACGCGATGGCCGCGCTGGTTTACGAATTGATCGACCGCGAGCCGGCCCGTGTGGCGGTGGAAGTCCATCCCGGCATCTCGGCCTTCCAGGCCGCATCCGCCCGCGCGGGCGCGATGATCGGGCATGATTTCTGCTGCATTTCGCTGTCCGATTTGCTCACCCCTTGGGAAGTGATCGAGAAACGCTTGAAGGCTGCGGCAGAAGGCGATTTCGTCATCTCCTTCTATAATCCGCGCTCACTCAAGCGCCGTGACCAGTTGCAGCGCGCCTTTGAAATTTTGAAGCCGCATCGCAATCCCGATACACCTGTCGTCATCGCCTCCAATCTGGGGCGGCCGGAAGAAAACATCCGTATACGGAAGTTCTGGGAATTTAACCCGGAAGAAGTCGACATGCTCACGCTGGTGATGGTCGGCTCTTCGCAATCAAAGGCCTTCCAGCGCGGCGATGGCAGAACCTATGCCTATACCCCGCGCGGCTATGCCAAGAAAATGGATCAACCGAAATGA
- the cobI gene encoding precorrin-2 C(20)-methyltransferase: MTATLYGVGVGPGDPELMTVKAWRLVSMATCIAYLCANGKDSAALEIARPFLPDAYEPIAIDMPMRVEREPAQAAYDEGCKRIAAQLTEGHDVVFLCEGDPFFYGSFMYVFERLANQHNVVVVPGVTSVTAAAAEMAQPLVERDEVLKVLPATLDEAALHRELSTASAAALIKVGRHFGKVKAVLSDLNLLESATAIEHATRANQIIRPLTKIEGDILPYFTTIIVRRK; this comes from the coding sequence ATGACAGCAACTCTTTACGGCGTGGGCGTGGGCCCCGGTGATCCTGAATTGATGACGGTGAAGGCCTGGCGGCTGGTCTCCATGGCCACTTGCATCGCCTATCTCTGCGCCAATGGAAAAGACTCGGCCGCACTCGAAATCGCGCGCCCTTTTTTGCCTGACGCTTACGAGCCCATCGCCATCGACATGCCGATGCGCGTCGAGCGCGAGCCGGCCCAGGCCGCCTATGATGAAGGCTGCAAGCGCATCGCCGCCCAGCTTACTGAAGGCCATGACGTGGTGTTTCTGTGTGAAGGCGATCCCTTCTTCTATGGCAGCTTCATGTATGTGTTCGAGCGCTTGGCTAATCAGCACAATGTCGTCGTCGTTCCCGGCGTCACCTCTGTCACTGCCGCCGCCGCTGAAATGGCCCAGCCGCTGGTTGAGCGCGATGAAGTGCTGAAAGTCCTGCCCGCCACATTGGACGAAGCAGCTTTGCACCGCGAGCTCTCCACCGCCAGCGCTGCCGCTTTGATCAAGGTGGGCCGGCATTTCGGCAAGGTGAAAGCCGTGCTCTCGGATCTCAACTTGCTTGAAAGCGCGACCGCTATCGAACATGCCACCCGCGCCAACCAGATCATCCGACCTCTGACGAAAATCGAAGGTGACATCCTGCCCTATTTCACCACCATCATCGTGAGGCGCAAATGA
- the cbiE gene encoding precorrin-6y C5,15-methyltransferase (decarboxylating) subunit CbiE — MTQWLSIIGMGEDGYEALSAAAQSSLQKAEIIIASERMFEMLPALKAERHLWPQPFSAVYEQVKAFAGRRTVLLATGDPMNFGVARKIFEIAPRDDIAVIPHLSAFSLAAARMGWSIPDCDCFTIHGRPAANLETFIQPDARLLVLTQDETSVAEACRRLIARGFEASRIAVLENMGGPQERVTHFTAAQNPALDWSPLNTLAIHCIASPNAKIWSRVAGLPDEAFVHDGQLTKREVRAATLSALAPAPDQMLWDVGAGCGSIAIEWMRSTRGCEAIAIEHDEARCAMIAQNIDQFGTPRLKLVEGEAPAALAGLARPHAVFIGGGIGVPGVFEAAWDALLPGGRMVANVVTIEGEMHLYDLQGKHGGELTRIEVSRLEPVGKFRALKPKMAVTQWRTVKP, encoded by the coding sequence ATGACCCAGTGGCTCTCGATCATCGGCATGGGCGAGGATGGCTATGAGGCACTCTCCGCCGCCGCGCAATCTTCGCTGCAAAAGGCTGAGATCATCATAGCATCCGAGCGCATGTTCGAAATGCTGCCTGCGCTGAAGGCTGAACGCCATCTCTGGCCGCAACCTTTCTCCGCCGTCTATGAGCAGGTGAAGGCGTTCGCTGGCCGCCGTACCGTGTTGCTGGCCACGGGTGATCCGATGAATTTCGGCGTGGCCCGCAAGATTTTTGAAATCGCCCCGCGTGACGATATCGCGGTGATACCGCATCTTTCGGCCTTCTCGCTGGCTGCCGCCCGTATGGGCTGGAGCATCCCCGATTGCGACTGCTTCACCATACATGGCCGCCCCGCTGCCAATCTCGAAACCTTCATCCAGCCCGACGCACGGCTGTTGGTGCTGACGCAAGATGAAACCTCGGTGGCCGAAGCCTGCCGCCGCCTGATCGCGCGCGGATTTGAAGCGTCCCGCATCGCGGTTCTTGAAAACATGGGCGGCCCGCAGGAACGTGTCACCCATTTCACTGCCGCACAGAACCCGGCGCTGGATTGGTCACCGCTGAACACTCTGGCCATCCATTGCATCGCCTCGCCAAATGCAAAAATCTGGAGCCGCGTGGCAGGCTTGCCCGATGAGGCCTTTGTGCATGACGGGCAATTGACCAAGCGCGAGGTGCGCGCGGCAACGCTTTCAGCATTGGCCCCCGCACCCGATCAAATGCTGTGGGATGTGGGTGCCGGTTGCGGTTCCATTGCCATTGAATGGATGCGCTCGACGCGCGGTTGCGAAGCTATCGCCATCGAGCATGACGAAGCACGTTGCGCCATGATCGCCCAGAACATCGATCAGTTCGGCACGCCGCGCCTCAAGCTGGTGGAGGGCGAAGCGCCCGCTGCATTGGCTGGCCTCGCGCGGCCGCATGCCGTGTTCATCGGCGGCGGCATCGGCGTGCCCGGCGTATTCGAAGCCGCCTGGGACGCATTGCTGCCCGGCGGGCGCATGGTCGCCAATGTGGTGACCATCGAAGGCGAAATGCATCTCTATGACCTGCAGGGAAAACACGGTGGCGAATTGACCCGTATCGAAGTTTCACGGCTGGAGCCGGTCGGAAAATTCCGCGCCCTCAAACCGAAAATGGCCGTCACCCAATGGCGGACGGTAAAACCATGA
- a CDS encoding precorrin-8X methylmutase codes for MNDYLRDPSAIYARSFAIIRAEADLRAIPASAHQIAIRVIHSCGMVEVANDLVITEDFAAAAQAALDNGKPILVDAEMVRHGIIARQLPPGVEIICTLNDPRAKELGIATSTTRTAAAVELWQEKLAGAIVVIGNAPTALFRLLELVDAGAPKPACIVGMPVGFVGAAESKDALIANPRGIPYATIKGRKGGSAMASSVINALTSDQP; via the coding sequence ATGAACGACTATCTGCGCGATCCGTCTGCCATTTATGCCCGGTCCTTCGCGATCATCCGGGCCGAGGCGGACCTGCGCGCGATCCCCGCATCGGCGCATCAGATTGCCATCCGTGTAATCCATTCCTGCGGCATGGTCGAAGTGGCAAACGATCTTGTCATCACCGAAGACTTTGCCGCCGCAGCGCAGGCCGCGCTCGACAACGGCAAGCCGATCCTTGTGGACGCAGAAATGGTCCGCCATGGCATCATCGCGCGCCAGCTTCCACCTGGTGTCGAAATCATCTGCACGTTGAATGATCCGCGTGCCAAGGAACTGGGCATCGCCACCTCTACCACCCGCACCGCTGCCGCCGTCGAACTGTGGCAGGAGAAGCTCGCAGGCGCCATCGTGGTGATCGGCAATGCGCCCACCGCCTTGTTCCGCCTGCTGGAACTCGTCGACGCAGGCGCGCCCAAACCCGCCTGCATCGTGGGCATGCCCGTGGGCTTTGTCGGCGCGGCCGAAAGCAAGGACGCATTGATCGCCAATCCGCGCGGGATTCCTTACGCCACCATCAAGGGCCGCAAGGGAGGTTCTGCCATGGCCTCCTCGGTGATCAACGCACTGACGAGCGACCAACCATGA
- a CDS encoding sirohydrochlorin chelatase, whose protein sequence is MQEKLGVMLCGHGSRDEAAVKEFAVLSQHLKTRLPQYPVEFGYLEFATPIIRTGLDSLKAQGVTRVLAVPGMLFAAGHAKNDIPSVLNTYAAANGLPITYGKELGIDPKMLRAAGDRVQEALDKAGPGVSKHETLLVVVGRGASDPDANSNVSKITRMLWEGFGFGWAETAYSGVTFPLVEPALEHATRLGFKRIIVFPYFLFTGILVDRIYQSTDEVAARHPEIEFIKAPYLNDHPSVIDTFIERVEQILTGEVAMNCQMCKFRTQVLGFEADVGAVQESHHHHVEGLSSKQDGPFKLESKPHSHDHHHDHGHSHDHDHGHDHTHAPYPHADHPLGPVTLKK, encoded by the coding sequence ATGCAAGAAAAACTCGGTGTGATGCTCTGCGGCCATGGCAGCCGCGATGAAGCGGCGGTGAAGGAATTTGCTGTTCTGTCGCAGCATCTGAAAACCCGCCTGCCGCAATATCCGGTAGAGTTTGGTTATCTGGAATTTGCCACCCCGATCATCCGCACCGGCCTCGACAGTTTGAAGGCGCAAGGGGTGACGCGGGTGCTCGCCGTGCCTGGAATGCTGTTCGCCGCAGGCCATGCCAAGAATGATATCCCCTCGGTGCTGAACACCTACGCCGCCGCCAACGGCCTGCCGATCACTTACGGCAAGGAACTGGGCATCGATCCCAAAATGCTGCGCGCGGCGGGTGACAGGGTGCAGGAAGCGCTCGACAAGGCCGGTCCCGGCGTATCGAAGCATGAGACATTGCTGGTGGTCGTGGGGCGCGGCGCTTCTGATCCTGACGCCAATTCAAACGTTTCCAAAATCACCCGCATGCTGTGGGAAGGCTTCGGCTTCGGCTGGGCCGAAACGGCCTATTCCGGCGTGACCTTTCCGCTGGTGGAGCCAGCGCTGGAGCATGCCACGCGGCTGGGCTTCAAGCGCATCATCGTGTTCCCCTATTTCCTGTTCACCGGAATTCTGGTCGACCGGATTTATCAGTCCACGGATGAAGTGGCGGCCCGCCATCCCGAGATTGAATTCATCAAGGCGCCCTATCTCAACGATCACCCTTCAGTCATCGATACCTTCATTGAACGCGTCGAACAGATCCTCACTGGCGAAGTGGCGATGAATTGCCAGATGTGCAAATTCCGCACCCAGGTATTGGGCTTCGAGGCCGATGTGGGCGCGGTGCAGGAAAGCCACCATCACCATGTTGAGGGCTTGAGTTCCAAGCAGGATGGCCCGTTCAAGCTGGAAAGCAAACCACACAGCCACGACCACCATCATGATCACGGCCATAGTCACGATCATGACCACGGCCATGATCACACCCACGCCCCCTACCCTCATGCCGACCATCCTCTGGGCCCGGTAACGCTGAAGAAATGA